One Arcobacter sp. FWKO B genomic window, AAATGGAAGATGCAGAAGTTGCTATAGTTGCCTTAGGTACTACTTATGAATCTGCTCAACTTGCAGCTGATAAAATGAGAGCACAAGGGATAAAAGCTGGTGTTGTTGCACCAAGAGTACTAAGACCATTCCCTCTTGAAGAGCTTGCGGCTACATTACAAAATGTAAAAGCAATAGCATGTATGGATAGAAGTGCACCAGGTGGAACAGTTGGAGCATTATATAATGAAGTTTGTGGAGCATTATTTAATACACCTGCTCGTCCAGTAGTAAGTAATATAATTTATGGACTTGGTGGTAGAGATATGACAATAGCAACTCTATGTGAGATTTATGCTGAACTTGATAAAGATGCAAAAAGCGGTAAGAGAAATGGCGCACTACAAAGATTTGTGGGTGTAAGAGGGCCAGAGCTAAGCTTTTATAATAAATAAGGACTAAATATGAGTAATCAAAAAGAGATTAAGAATTTAAAATCGTTTTCAACAGCTGCTGAGAGATTTGAAGGTGCCCATGTTTTATGTCCTGGGTGTGCACACTCTATTATAGTAAGGGAAATTTTAAATGCAACAAATGACAATCTAGTAGTATCAGCTGCAACAGGATGTCTTGAAGTATGTACAGCTATTTATCCACACACTTCATGGGATTGTTCGTGGATTCACATTGGATTTGAAAACTCTTCAACAGCAGTTGCAGGTGCTGAATCAATGTATAATGCGCTTAGAAACAAAGGTAGACTTCCTGAAGGTTACAAAGCTCCAAAGTTTGTAGCTTTTGGTGGTGATGGTGCAACTTATGATATTGGTTTTCAATGGCTAAGTGGATGTTTTGAAAGAGGACATAATATGATGTATGTTTGTTTGGATAACGAAGTTTATGCAAACACAGGTGGACAAAGAAGTAGTTCTACACCAATAGGTGCTAGTGCAACTACATCTCCAGCTGGTAGTACATCATATGGTGAGAAGAAAAACAAAAAAGATATGCTTTCTATTATGGCAGCTCATGGTGCACCTTATGTTGCTCAAGTTGCTCCAAATAAATGGAAAGATATGGTTAAAAAAATCCAAACAGGATTTGAAACTGAAGGTCCAGTATTTATCAATGCAATGAGTGCTTGTACAACAGAGTGGAAGTTCCCAATTCATAAAACTGTAGAAGCTAGTGATTTGGCAGTTGACTCTTTAGTATTTCCTTTATATGAAATAATTAATGGAAAAGAATTAAATATTACTTACAGACCTAAAAATGTAGTTCCTGTAAGAGATTATCTTGCATTCCAACCAAGATTTAAACACTTATTTACTCCTCAATATGAGTATATCATAGATGAGTGGCAAAAAAGAGTAGATGCTCAGTGGGACTATCTACAAAGAAGAGAAGAAGCAAGAGTATAAAAAAAGCCCGTAAGGGCTTTTTTTAGGTAAAAAGTAAAATCTAAAATCTAAAAAGTAAGAATACGATTTTATTTCTTGCTCTTAATACTTTTTAGATTTTAGATATTAGATTTTAGATACAAGGAACTTGTCATGCCTTTATTAGATAGTTTTAAAGTAGATCATACGAAAATGCCAGCTCCAAGTGTAAGGGTTGCAAAAACAATGACAACACCAAAAGGTGATGTTATTACAGTTTATGATTTGAGATTTTGTAAGCCAAATATTGATAAGATGAGTAATAAGGGTATACATACACTAGAGCATTTATTTGCTGGTTTTATGAGAGAACATTTGAACTCAAAAGATGTAGAGATAATAGATATATCTCCAATGGGCTGTAAAACTGGTTTTTATATGAGTTTGCTAGGTTCACCAAAAAGTGAGACAGTTGTTGAGGCGTGGAGAAACTCTATGGTAGACATACTTGCTGTAAATAGCAAAAAGAGTATTCCTGAACTTAATGCATATCAGTGTGGTACTTATGCAATGCACTCATTAAAAAAAGCTCATAAGATTGCTAAAAGAGTTTTAAAAGAGGGAATAGTTATAGCTAGTAATGAAGAATTAAAGCTAGATGATTCACTTTTATGTAAGTGTGATGAATAATAAATCTAAAGAATTTTTTTTATCATTATTTGACAAAACTCCAGAATTAAGAGTTTTAGTATTTCATAATGGTGGTGAGATCTTTGTAGATATTTTGAATGAGTATCTACAAGATGTAACCCCTAGAGTTAAAGAGATTAAATACAATAAAGAATCTTTTGAGGAATTGAAATTGAGACCAAGGGCATATGAGTATGCATTATTGGTTGATATTTTTGATGGGACTAACTCACACCTAATAGAAGAGATTTATCACTCTTTAGAAAATTCTGCAAATATTGTTGTACTTTCAACAAAAACAAATCAAATAGATTCATATTTTTTACAAGAACTTTTAGATACTAGTGATTTTAGGGCTGTAAATGAGATAGATATTTTTGATGAGTATTATCTAATTAGTGGGAAAAAAATGCATATGTGGGGAAGTGGCTTATAAAAGTAGAGTATAAGAAAATTATAACAGATGATGGCTCCCATACACTTTTTAGTAGTAAATACAATCAAACATATCATAGTATAAAAGATGGTGCTATAAAAGAGTCATTGTACAAACATATTTATCCAGCATTAAATCATCATAAAGATAAACAACACTTAAGAATTTTGGATATTTGTTTTGGGCTTGGATATAATACCTTTTTGACTATATTGGAAAATCTAAAAAGTGATAATCCTAAAAGAATAGAGATTTTTTCCCCAGAGTTAGATATTGATCTAATTAGGAGTTTAGAAACTTTTGAATATCCTAAAGAGTTTGAATCAATAAAAGATATTATTGTTCAAATTGCTAGAAATTTATACTATGAAGATGAGTATCATAAAATTGAAGTATCTACTATGGATGCAAGAGAATATATTAAAACATTAGAAAATATAGATGTTGTATATCAAGATGCATTTAGTAGTGATGTAAATAAGGAACTATGGACAGTTGAATATTTTTCCAATATAAATAAAGCTACAAATGAAGATAGTGTTATAACTACATATACAATATCTACAAATGTTCGCCTAAGTATGAGTGAAAACAAATTTTTAATATATCAAATAGAAAATAGTGAAACTAAAAAGAGTACACTTGCTTTTAAAAAGACTCAAAATAAGTATAAATTTATAGATATGGAACTTAAAAAACTTAGAAATCAAACAGCTAAACCCATCTATTAGGGTTACTTTGCCTATTTTAACAATACTTTTAAACCTTTTTATGTAAAATAACTAATGAGAAAGAGGTTTATTATGTTTAAACAATCAATAAGAATAATTTTAGTGTTAATAGTTAGCTTCATTTTTACAAATTCACTATATGCAAAAGAAAAAGTGAGATT contains:
- a CDS encoding tRNA (5-methylaminomethyl-2-thiouridine)(34)-methyltransferase MnmD, whose product is MGKWLIKVEYKKIITDDGSHTLFSSKYNQTYHSIKDGAIKESLYKHIYPALNHHKDKQHLRILDICFGLGYNTFLTILENLKSDNPKRIEIFSPELDIDLIRSLETFEYPKEFESIKDIIVQIARNLYYEDEYHKIEVSTMDAREYIKTLENIDVVYQDAFSSDVNKELWTVEYFSNINKATNEDSVITTYTISTNVRLSMSENKFLIYQIENSETKKSTLAFKKTQNKYKFIDMELKKLRNQTAKPIY
- a CDS encoding thiamine pyrophosphate-dependent enzyme gives rise to the protein MSNQKEIKNLKSFSTAAERFEGAHVLCPGCAHSIIVREILNATNDNLVVSAATGCLEVCTAIYPHTSWDCSWIHIGFENSSTAVAGAESMYNALRNKGRLPEGYKAPKFVAFGGDGATYDIGFQWLSGCFERGHNMMYVCLDNEVYANTGGQRSSSTPIGASATTSPAGSTSYGEKKNKKDMLSIMAAHGAPYVAQVAPNKWKDMVKKIQTGFETEGPVFINAMSACTTEWKFPIHKTVEASDLAVDSLVFPLYEIINGKELNITYRPKNVVPVRDYLAFQPRFKHLFTPQYEYIIDEWQKRVDAQWDYLQRREEARV
- the luxS gene encoding S-ribosylhomocysteine lyase; its protein translation is MPLLDSFKVDHTKMPAPSVRVAKTMTTPKGDVITVYDLRFCKPNIDKMSNKGIHTLEHLFAGFMREHLNSKDVEIIDISPMGCKTGFYMSLLGSPKSETVVEAWRNSMVDILAVNSKKSIPELNAYQCGTYAMHSLKKAHKIAKRVLKEGIVIASNEELKLDDSLLCKCDE